ATCACCAGGCAAAGATATCCCATCTAATTTGCTGGTGATCATAGCAATAGTAATTAAATCAGTTTTGTTTTTAAGAGTTGTAGTAAGTAAAATCAGCGCTGGCCGCTTTTTAACAGCATTGAGTGCGGTAAATGGGAAGCTAACTAAAATAATATCACCTGGAGTCATAATTTATCGTAATCCGCATCAAGGGGATTATCCCACTGTGAAAATACTGATTCAGCAGCATGTTCTAAAGCTTTGGTTTCGAGATGATGCGCAAAATAGCTTTCAAGAGCATTTATTATTACTTGCTTTACCGTGATACCACGCTGTTGTGCTTCAAGCTTAAGCAACATCATTAGCTTAGGGTCACTCAAATCTGTAGTAATACGAGTTGTTGTTTTGTGTAACATAAATACATTATTATGCAATCACATAAAAACGTCAACGCATATTAACATATTGGCATTTTTATGTAAACAGCGGATTTAAAAGTGTAAATATTTTTGTTGGCGAGTTATAAAGGATTGATAATTTTTAAGCCTGGAACTTTTACAAAGGCATGGTCATGAGTCCATAGCTCGGTAGCACCATTATCAAGAGCACAAAGAGCAATTTGTAAATCAAATATGCGGACACCAGATATTTGTAGATCAATTGCAGTTTGCAGTAGGCGAGATGAGAATCGTGGTCCCTGATTGAAAATTATTAAACCACCATCTTCTTCAAGCATAGTAATAAATTGTGCAGCCTGGTTAGGGGTTGAGGGATTACCGGTGGCAGTTGAATGTGTCACAATGCTAAAAAATTCGGCAATACAACTTGTGGCAACCCCACAACCACCACGTGAGTTGCATGCTTTGCTAATAGCATTTTTTGCAGCATTATGTTCAGGTACTGCGGCACGATGGGCATAAATTAGCAAGTTAGTATCAATAGCAATCATTTTTGTTTTCTTAGCCAGTCATGCATGCTAGCACGATTGCTAATATCGATATCGTTTGGTAGGCCACCGTCAACAGTGATCCAACGAATTTTACGGGGGTCTTTTTGCAGTGGTTGATCAATTTGACGACCAAGTTCTGCACGCAAACCTCGCTCAATCAGTGAACGAAGTGGTTTATGCAACTCAGCAGCCCGTTTTTTTGCCGCAACAAATAATTCATCGTTAATTTCAACTGTTGCCTTCATACAGGAAACTGTATTACCATAAATATGGTATGTCAAATTTAACGGCAATAAATATTTCACAAAGATATACTTTGACATTTCTAGAAATTACAAAGGATATCTTCTAAAATGTATAAACGTACCATAAAATTGCCTAAAATCGGCAAACGCACATTTTTTTTATGGGGTCCTCGTCAAACCGGCAAGACATTTCTTCTTGAACACACTTATCCTAAAACTCCATTTATTAGTTTATTGCGCAGCGAAGAGTTTACAGAGTTGATAACTCGTCCGGGCAGGTTGCGCGAACGACTATTAGATTTGGGGGCAAAATTTGTAATTATTGATGAAGTACAAAAAGCTCCAATGCTGCTTGATGAAATTCATTATATGATTGAGAAAGATCATATTGCTTTTGGTCTTTGTGGCTCAAGCGCTCGTAAACTACGTCGATCACATGCAAATTTACTTGGTGGGCGGGCTATACGTTATGAGCTTTTTGGCATGACGGCACATGAATTGGGTGCTGATTTTGATTTAGTAAAAATGTTAAATCGCGGTACATTGCCAGCAATTTATCCTGATGATGAGTATCGTCAATTATTACGGGCCTATTGTGCCGATTATTTAAAAGAAGAAATATTTGCAGAAGGATTAGTACGAAAGCTTGGCCCTTTTTCACATTTTTTAGAATTTGCCGCATTGGGTGATACTGAAATTTTAAGTCTAGAATCCTTTGCCCGTGATGTTGGGGTGTCAGGGCCAACGATTAAATCGTATTTTGAAATTTTAATTGATACTTTAATTGGCTATTTTCTACCTGCTTATACTTTTAGACCTAAGCGCAAAATCATTAGAGCACCTAAGTTTTATTTTTTTGATGTTGGAGTAGTTAATTATTTTGCAGAACGTGGCGAATTACATCCACGATCAGAGATTTTCGGTAAAGCCTTTGAGAATTGGGTCCACCATGAATTGCGTGCTTATATTTCTTATTTGGGACACGATTATAACCTTTCATACTGGAAGGTTCATCAAGGCCCAGAAGTAGATTTTATCATTGGCAAAATGTTAGCAGCATTTGAGGTGAAAGCCAGTGAACAAATCCATAAGGAACATCTAAAAGGTTTACGAGAGGCTATTAAAGATTATCCTGAATTAAAAAATCGCTATGTTGTTTCTTTAGAAAAAAATTCACGCCAAACAAATGATGGCATTACAGTATTAAGTGTTGCTGATTTTATTAAGCGTTTATGGGCAGGTAAGCTTTTTTAGGTATCTTCAGCCGCAATAGCCTGCAAATATTGCCCATAGGGTGATTTTTTTAATTCTTCGCCCAAGCTTGCAAGTTTATCACGGTTAATGAATCCCATGCGATAGGCGACTTCTTCGATACAGCCAATTTTTAACCCTTGGCGATTTTCAATGGCTTCAATAAAATTTGCTGCATCTAGTAGAGATGTGTGGGTACCAGTATCAAGCCAAGCAATACCGCGACCCATGATATCGATTTTAAGTTTGCCTTGTTTTAGATAGCACAAATTTAAATCGGTAATTTCTAGCTCACCCCTAGCCGATGGTTTAAGGTCTTTAGCAATAGTGCAGACCTCGTTATCATAAAAATATAGTCCTGGTACGGCGTAGTGGCTTTTGGGTTTTAAAGGTTTTTCTTCTAAAGAGATGGCCTTTTTATTAGCGTCAAATTCAACCACACCATAGCGTTCAGGGTCGTTTACGTAATAGCCAAATATTAAAGCGCCTTCATTATGCTTTACGGCGTGTTGCAGCATACCTGAAAAACCATGACCATAAAAAATGTTGTCACCTAAAATTAGTGCCACAGGTTGATCACCAATAAACGATTCACCAATTATGAAGGCTTGTGCTAGTCCTTCGGGACGAGGTTGTTCAGCATAAGAAAATTGCATGCCCAAGCGACGGCCATTGCCTAGCAGTTCGCGAAAACGTGGCAAATCATGAGGGGTAGAGATGATTAGAACCTCACGAATATTAGCTAACATTAATGTCGATAACGGGTAGTAGATAGTTGGTTTATCGTAGATAGGAATCAGTTGCTTGCTTATAGCTAAAGTTGCCGGATGCATACGGGTTCCTGCACCACCGGCTAAAATAATACCTTTCATGAGTTTTTACCCCCGATAGATAAATTGGTTATTTGCCTCTGCAAGCACTGGCGCTGCTGCATCTTTAGCTGACAACATTGGTTTATCTACTGGCCACTTGATAGCTATGGTAGGGTCGTTAAAGCGAATACTCCCCTCATGCTCAGGTGAATAGTAGCCAGTTTGTTTATAAATTATATCGGCAATTTCTGATAACGTGCAAAAGCCATGAGCAAAACCAACAGGAACATATAACATATTTGGTTGTTGGTCGTTTAGTTCAACCCCTACCCATTTGCCAAAGGTTGGTGAATCTTTGCGTACGTCTACTGCAACATCAAAAATGCTGCCGCGTGCACAACGTACTAATTTGCCAATAGCTTTTGGGTCGTTTTGATAGTGCAAACCGCGCAATACGCCACGTACTGAGCGTGAATGGTTTTCTTGAACAAATTCAGGCAGTCCCAAAGCCGCAAATTCATTCTCACGAAAAGTTTCAGAGAAAAAACCACGCTCATCACCAAAGCGTTGGTAGTGTAAAAGCAATACTTCGGGGATAGACTGCGGTATAATTGAAAAACGCTCATTCATGATTGCATGTGTATTTATTCTGTAACCATTAGGGGGTCAATTAAATATTAATAAAGATTAATGGAATATCTTAGAATAGAGTTATGTTACACAAGCGTAGCGGTAACAGCGTGTCGTTTCTTTCTGTTGCTTCTTTCTTGACTAACTTGGTCAAATTGGTCATGCTATAATTATGAAGACTCTTCCTGTAGCCGAAGTTAAAACACACCTTTCTGCACTTCTCAAAGAGGTTAAGACCGGCAGTGAAATCGCTATATCTTTTGGTAAAAAACGCGAAACCATCGCAGTAATTGTACCTTACAAAGAATATAAACGCAGCAAGAGGCGACGCTTGGGTACTCTTAAAGGCAAGATGAAAGCTATATTTAATAAAAATTTTTCTATAACAGATAATGATCTCATTTAAGCAATGAACTATATCGTAGATACTCATATTCTCATTTGGTCGTTTACGGATCCAGACAAGCTTTCACAAAACGTGCAAATAACATTACTTGATGAAAATAATTCTATCTTTTATAGTCAATATAGCTTGTGGGAGATATCACTTAAGTATTCCCTAAAAAAGTTGCAATTATTAGGCAAAACTCCCGAAGAGTTTTATCGGGCAATCGATGACAGCTTCTTCATCTGTAAGCAAATTGATAATCTTGAGCTTGTTACTTTCTATAAACTACCTATTGAGCATAAAGACCCTTTTGATCGAGCAATCATCTGGCAAGCTATTGTCAATGATTTGATATTAATCAGCGTAGATAATAAACTTGATTCATACAAGCAACATGGATTGAAGTGCCTGTAGGTTTGCTTATGCTTCACATAAAAGCGCCTATATGCTTTAACGATTAATAATTTAAATACTCTGCCAACGCTTCGCGCCCATGCATTAGCGGTTTGATATCGATATGGTGAGCTTTACTATTATCACTGTAAGTGACTCAAATATTAAAATTTACCCTCTTTAATCATATCAGGTGCGAGATCTGCACCACAAGACCATGAAATTCCACCTGCCATATCAATTTTAAATTGCTTAAAATGCTTTTTATCTAACAATTTAGAGAACACGCCTTTGCTATTTTTCTTTATATAATTATAAAAATCGACTGTTTTTTTATTTTGGTCATTAAAAGTAAAACAAAGCGAATAATCCCCAATTTGATTAACATCAATGATTTCAATGTAAGACTTCATGGAGTTACTACCTATTCAAGAGGAGCAATTGTTGGCAAAGGACTGATGTGTTTTTGGGCTAGATCCCAGACCGATAACAGTTCATTTTTACTCATTGCAATCCACTTTTTAATAAGTTTTTCTGCTGTCTTTGGCATATTGCCAGTTGTTCGCTTAGTTGTTTGTATTTCAAAAGTTGCTTTATATCCACCATAAGTGCAATGGATATGAGGCGGATTATGCTCATCATAGTACATCATAATAACAATTCCATAAAAGTAGCATATTTGCGGCATTGCTAGTCCTTGAATGGTTTCCATTGATAACCTAGAAATTCGTTTCTTTTAAGCCCCTTAGCCAGCGCTCACGGTAAGAAAATGTTATAAAAGAAACATAAATAGCCATATTTATTTTATACCCGCTTGCGAGACGCTTACAAGCGTTAAGTTACAATTGCTTTACACAACATAGTGTGTAAAGATATACACATGGCAACAAATTTAGCAATTGATGATGGTTTGCTAAAAGAAGCACAAAAGATTGGTGGCCATCGTACTAAAAAGGCTACTGTTACTGAAGCATTACAAGAGTATATTTCACGACGACGTCAGGTAAAAATTAAAGACCTATTTGGTAGCATAGATTTTGATTCTGAATATAACTACAAAAAACAAAGAAAACGACAGTGAAAGTAGTTATTGATACGTCAATATGGTCTCTAGCATTACGACGAATGCAAAAAATTAATTACCCAATAAGAAATGAGCTTGCTAATTTAATTGAAGAAGGGCGAGTGATTATGTTTGGCCCTATTCGACAAGAGTTACTTAGTGGCATCAAAGAGCAAACGCAATTTTTTAAACTTCGGGATTATTTGCGCGCCTTTCCTGATTTGTTACCTGAAACATCAGATTTTGAACAAGCCGCCGCTTTTTTTAATAGTTGTCGTTGCCAAGGTATTCAAGGTTCAAATACTGATTTTTTAATATGTGCTATTGCCTCTAGACGTAACTTTTCAATATTCACTACTGATCAAGACTTTACGCATTATAAACGTATTTTGCCAATAAAGCTGC
The sequence above is drawn from the Deltaproteobacteria bacterium genome and encodes:
- a CDS encoding PIN domain-containing protein, which translates into the protein MIAIDTNLLIYAHRAAVPEHNAAKNAISKACNSRGGCGVATSCIAEFFSIVTHSTATGNPSTPNQAAQFITMLEEDGGLIIFNQGPRFSSRLLQTAIDLQISGVRIFDLQIALCALDNGATELWTHDHAFVKVPGLKIINPL
- a CDS encoding ATP-binding protein, translated to MYKRTIKLPKIGKRTFFLWGPRQTGKTFLLEHTYPKTPFISLLRSEEFTELITRPGRLRERLLDLGAKFVIIDEVQKAPMLLDEIHYMIEKDHIAFGLCGSSARKLRRSHANLLGGRAIRYELFGMTAHELGADFDLVKMLNRGTLPAIYPDDEYRQLLRAYCADYLKEEIFAEGLVRKLGPFSHFLEFAALGDTEILSLESFARDVGVSGPTIKSYFEILIDTLIGYFLPAYTFRPKRKIIRAPKFYFFDVGVVNYFAERGELHPRSEIFGKAFENWVHHELRAYISYLGHDYNLSYWKVHQGPEVDFIIGKMLAAFEVKASEQIHKEHLKGLREAIKDYPELKNRYVVSLEKNSRQTNDGITVLSVADFIKRLWAGKLF
- the rfbA gene encoding glucose-1-phosphate thymidylyltransferase RfbA, translating into MKGIILAGGAGTRMHPATLAISKQLIPIYDKPTIYYPLSTLMLANIREVLIISTPHDLPRFRELLGNGRRLGMQFSYAEQPRPEGLAQAFIIGESFIGDQPVALILGDNIFYGHGFSGMLQHAVKHNEGALIFGYYVNDPERYGVVEFDANKKAISLEEKPLKPKSHYAVPGLYFYDNEVCTIAKDLKPSARGELEITDLNLCYLKQGKLKIDIMGRGIAWLDTGTHTSLLDAANFIEAIENRQGLKIGCIEEVAYRMGFINRDKLASLGEELKKSPYGQYLQAIAAEDT
- the rfbC gene encoding dTDP-4-dehydrorhamnose 3,5-epimerase, which produces MNERFSIIPQSIPEVLLLHYQRFGDERGFFSETFRENEFAALGLPEFVQENHSRSVRGVLRGLHYQNDPKAIGKLVRCARGSIFDVAVDVRKDSPTFGKWVGVELNDQQPNMLYVPVGFAHGFCTLSEIADIIYKQTGYYSPEHEGSIRFNDPTIAIKWPVDKPMLSAKDAAAPVLAEANNQFIYRG
- a CDS encoding type II toxin-antitoxin system Phd/YefM family antitoxin, encoding MKTLPVAEVKTHLSALLKEVKTGSEIAISFGKKRETIAVIVPYKEYKRSKRRRLGTLKGKMKAIFNKNFSITDNDLI
- a CDS encoding type II toxin-antitoxin system VapC family toxin; the encoded protein is MNYIVDTHILIWSFTDPDKLSQNVQITLLDENNSIFYSQYSLWEISLKYSLKKLQLLGKTPEEFYRAIDDSFFICKQIDNLELVTFYKLPIEHKDPFDRAIIWQAIVNDLILISVDNKLDSYKQHGLKCL
- a CDS encoding DUF2442 domain-containing protein: MKSYIEIIDVNQIGDYSLCFTFNDQNKKTVDFYNYIKKNSKGVFSKLLDKKHFKQFKIDMAGGISWSCGADLAPDMIKEGKF
- a CDS encoding DUF4160 domain-containing protein, giving the protein MPQICYFYGIVIMMYYDEHNPPHIHCTYGGYKATFEIQTTKRTTGNMPKTAEKLIKKWIAMSKNELLSVWDLAQKHISPLPTIAPLE
- a CDS encoding type II toxin-antitoxin system VapB family antitoxin: MATNLAIDDGLLKEAQKIGGHRTKKATVTEALQEYISRRRQVKIKDLFGSIDFDSEYNYKKQRKRQ
- a CDS encoding PIN domain-containing protein, whose protein sequence is MKVVIDTSIWSLALRRMQKINYPIRNELANLIEEGRVIMFGPIRQELLSGIKEQTQFFKLRDYLRAFPDLLPETSDFEQAAAFFNSCRCQGIQGSNTDFLICAIASRRNFSIFTTDQDFTHYKRILPIKLHNIRC